The sequence cacttctcaGTAATTTCCACAGATTATCTGTTAAACCTGCAAAATTGTGTATGgttacacaaacagaaaataaacttacaTGCACAAAGAAACAGAGTTTATTAGCCTGCTACTAAGGTGAAAGGCTTCTGATGTTTCAGTCTTACAATGTTGCCAGCTCTTCTAAAACGTAAGCAAAATATtatgaaagtgaaaataataataataataaaaatatttctctacatattatatatatatacacatatgccATATAtatggcatatatatatatatatatgccacAGGATAAAAACTCAGTCATGCCAGAACAGAGAAATGCTGCCAGGGATAGTTTATGGAGGTGGAAACAAGTCATTAATCTCCCCTTTAATATGTCTCCTTCTTCTGAGGTAGAAAAAGATCTGGGGGAGACACGTATCACTCCTTTGAGTTTCTATGAATCCTGTGGTAGAGGAGGCAAATCAAAGGCAGGTAAATTTAATAGGATAAATCTGAAGGATCCATTCCTGAAGCAGAAGACATTCTAACCAAGCCAAGGATAGGTCTATCAgggaaaacagcaataaaaaaaatgaataaataaataaataaatgaaactggaAAGGATGCTACTAGCAGAAACTGGAGCAGCCTGCCTTGTCAGTCCCTGATGCCTCTTAAATTACTCAATTCCAGCCTCTAAGATCAAGCCCTGTCCACAAATGACAAAGTCATATTTGAGTACACCATGATAAGATTCTGCTCAAGTATTTTCAACCCAGGCTGGTGACCTGTGAAAAATTAAcctctttgattttatttatacgTGGTTGaaatatgtgtttgtgtataaaGTAAcaattttgatatatttatgatatataaaatataggAAGTGCTGGAGTTGCCATCCTTGGAAGTATTTAGTGCATGTGACACTTAGGcatgtggtttagtggtggacttggtagtgtgaggtgatggttggacttgatctcATGGGTGttttccaatctaaatgattctgtgatatcaaaatacaaattattctGTTTGCTAACCCaacatgcttattttttatgtttgatTGCACTATGAATATCTCCAGATAAACAACTCCATTAAAGTCAAATTAATGGTATGTAAATCTTGTATGATTTCTAGAAGCtacaaaagaactgaaatgttaCCTTCTAGCAGTTATGTCTTCTAGCAGATGTCATCAACAAAGCCATCCATGTATCTGCTGTGCTGCTAGAAACAGCACATGGAGCATTAGCTATTTTCACATCAAAACTACCTACAAGTTTCAGATCCAGGTGATCCATTCCTACTCTAAAATTTGCAATCACTTTCAAGTTTGGCAGGCTTTGGTAGAAGTCTTGGTCAATGACTGGTTTGTGCCACCACAATTAGGTTGTGTGGACCTTTTTACTCAAATGCTTTCTGTCTTCAAGAAATTTCTTCACAGTGATGAGGTagaattgtgtttttttttcagaaactccATGTGGCCATGCAAGTATCCCAGGTATTCCACCAATTTCATTTACCAAAAGTCCAGAGAGCACTCCTCCTTCCATAATCTgcacaaaaaagaaagacatagTATCAGAAGAATTGCACATAATTATTTccagacattttaaagaatcATCATTTTCTTGTCCTGTTTCATGACAACTGTGACAAGAAATCTTATAAACCACATATTTGAACAGAGAGGTAAATGAGCCAAGAAAAGAAATCACCCCTTTTAGTATACCATCAATTATATGCAACTGAGACAGGGAACAAGATAAAGGATATTGATTCCGTAGGTCTTAGCTAGCACAATTGTATGTTGTATAATTGTATGTAAAAGACTGTATGCATAGATAATAGAACCAGCAAGAACTGGCTTGACTGCTGAAGTCtgtcaaagaaaggaaaggtcaGGAGTTTAGCAGCAAGGAAGACTTCTGGCCTTCATCAAAAGACCACCGGAGTACACTGGAGGACCACCCAAGGACTCCAGTATGCATGCGAATAGAAGCGGGAACCTATGTTAATGAATCTTCGGAGTTGAATATGCAAGAGCCTTACAGGAAATGAGTTGAATATGTATTTGTCCCACTAATATAAGCACACTGCCAGTAAcccttggtgtgtgtgtgttaggtGGAGCGATGCCTCCCACACCCGGTGCCCTAATGAAGAATACCTGCTTCATAACTAGTTATTGAGTTTTCACTGTGTTacaacaaagaagcaaaatgaacaaaccaaaacaaaataaaaaacaacaccccAGTATCACATAGTGAAGTCTGAACAAGTTCTGTCCCTTAGGGGCTGTAAAGTTTTATATCACTGTCACCAGGGTCAAAACATGCAATTATTTCTGATTAATTACTGAATTTCAGACCGTAAGTATTCTGGTGTACAAATCTCCTTTCCTACCCTGAGATCATAAATTACTCTGTCTAAATATCTTACGTTGAACCAAATCTTaaaattcctgaaaataaattcatttcctgaaaataaattgcatagATTTGTCATGAACTTTGTGCTACaggttaatttttaaatgttttattgcagAGACTTTTGCAGCTTCATGTCCTGAAGAGACACCAGTGACTTCTTAACTGCAGCGCTTTCTCTTGAGGCGATCAGAAATTAACAATATAATAGTTGCTTAAGCAAGCATTTTCAAACAAGGATTTAAgcacttgaattattttttttcccccttcaggAATCAGAGACCATCTGTTTAAGGGTTAAAGGCAGTCTGGGAATAgacagctgtttaaaaaaaaatagaccttTTACAGTCACCATGAATTTTCCATAGCAATTCAGTAAAGAGCTGGCAgtggggagagggcagggcaGTGTTCAAGGTCTGAAAATCTTGGAATCCCCTATAGCAATGCCGACTGCTGCCTTGTTAGCAGTATTTCACTATTTGCATGTGAATGTCTTGCTCTTAGCTTGTCTAAAGTTACTGTGCTAAATCTTCATTTTACCATCACATCAAGAAGGCTGACCGTATTCCAGAATAATGAAGAGTCTTCATGGTTGTATGGAggttacaaatattttactgcattttctaATTGTATTGCTTGCTGATAGGAAggcaaatgcaagaaaaaaaagcctttggcTGGAAGTTAGCCCTGATCACAAATTTTGCTTTAGGCTGTGCCCTCATCCAGTTGATTTCACTGCTAGAACTACCACTGTTTCATgctcaacaaagaaaaaaaaacaaacaaacacataattGCTGTCTGCAGAGAGGAACTAAATTTACTGTGAGGATCCTGTCAGGTAaatcaaagatattttttcagtggTTGGCTTCACTTTGATTTGACATGTAGATGAGGCAGAGTTCTTCTTACAGTAGAAAACCTTAGgactaaaataatttcaaaggaGTTTGCTTTGTTGAGAGTTTTGACATCCAAATAGAATATTGAAATATTGGCTAAAAAGAGTTTCGGGATATGGTAATGTTTCTGTAGGGTATTAATGCTCAATTCACCTTAAATATATTTGAGAGTTTCATGCTAACTGCTCAATGCACTTGCTTATCATTATTGTTCGTGCAAGTACGAGGAACAGCACACGGATACTGATTGAAATAACGAAGATATCGAAGCACATAACTGCTCAGTTTAAAACCTTCAAAAAAATtatcaattttttatttttcagaattgcaAATGACAATACGGGGTAAGTCGAGTGAGATGACAGCTTTGCAGTATCATGACATCATCAGTGCAGAAacagttactttttttaaaaaaattaaaagtggtACTGTAGGAAATAGTGCCTTCTTATAGATAAGAGATTTAGCAGTGTCATCTGGCCCACATCATTTGGGAAACACTTCACTCGGAATGGGTTGACCATTGAGAACAGCCAGCATATTTGCTATTGCTTCTTCTGCCATCATCTGGACGGCTTGGACTGTTGCAGTTCCAATGTGAGGGGTTATAATgatgttatttaattttaacaaaggATGATCTCTGcaagaaacagaacaaacagaatGCATTACACATGGAATTTACTCTGTTGCTGTTACATGCTAGTTGTTAAGGACCAAACCTCAGGAAACAGCAATGGCATGTGAAGGTAAAGGTGCCACACACACAGGACGGGCAGAAAACTGTGGGAAGCTCGCTTCCCATTTGTTCTTCCTCTGTATTGGTGTTGTTGTCTAGCTTGTCAGTCAGGTTGGCAAAGAACTTCtagatttggggagggggcacagTTTGTCATTTACTTGTGATTGTGCAAGATAAACTGAGGTTCTGCTCTTAAACAGTGAGAGACTCCCCATAGAGATCAAGATTATGAGCACACTTTTGCTCacagtttaaaacatttcagattaaCAGAATGGAAAACAGGTTTCTCTACCTTGGCAGAGGCTCAGGGTATGTCACGtccagagcagcagccctgatTACGTTATTCTGGAGAGCTTCTACCAATGCGTCTTGATCAATAAGTGCACCTGTATTGAAATAATATCTTTCTATCATGACAAGTTAATGAACGCGTTTTTACCTGGCAGCGGGAAAAGGTCTCAAGACTCCAGTGAGAAAAATTAAAGGatctttgttttgttagaaACTAGAATGTCTGTCTAATAACCATTAACCAAAGGAAACataatgagattttatttattaacctTTAATTTGAGGTGTATTTTGGTCTAACATATACGTTTTTTCCTGGGATGTCAGAGATCTTAGTATTTTTCTCGTTTTGATGCCTATTTCCTGTATTATTCTATAGTAATGCTTCCTATGTTATTATATGTAGAAAATAACTTAATTCCCTTGAGATTTTCgctcttttatctgttttgtttactgATTTATAGTCTCTCCAGGTCTGCTCTTACATATACTTGTTCAGTAACAACAGATCTGTAATCCCATGTCAGGTTTCTTTTCCACATAGCTGCTTCAGTTGAAGcttatgttttcctttgtacCCCATTCATCATTCAACCTTTCATGAGGAATAATGTTATTTCCGCTATGAAAAAAGATGTCTTCAAGTTAAGGCTACAGAGATGCAGAACAACTGCTGAATATTTCCATACTCCATAGAACCTTTGAACACATGGTATCTGAATTACGGTAAGTCATTAATTTGTAGATTTCCAGCTCTTTTGTGACTCAAACAACACAGGGATATCACAGACTGACGCTGGAGTGTGGAATGCCAACGTAATCAGGTAAAACACAACCTTAACTATGGAACAATAACCAGTTCTGGTAGATATTCCTACCTCGGCCAATGTTTATAAGAGTGGCTGTGGGTTTCATCAGCCCCAGCTCCTTTTTCCCAATCATTTTGTGAGTCTCAGGAGTCAGGTTCACAACCAGCATAACAAAGTCAGATTGCTGCAGCAAGTCTTCCATCTTCTCACAGTAGTGGGCACCAACTGcctgttcctcctcctttcttctgaaggaaaaatgcataCCCAATTTGACACAAATACTTTGAATCGGCTTTAACAATCAACCAACCCTAACAAAGAACTTGAGCAGCCTAAATATTAAGAGGCCagaataaaggaaaagacaTTGATAAGAACAGATGgcagaagggagggaaggatgtGGCCTAGAAAGACCAACAGGACTGAGGAGTGGTAGGACACTGGTGGAGTTACATAAATATGAAATCAAAGCACATTGGTGATATTAGGTATAGGGGGCTGGATATGCAGAAGGCccctgtttctttctctcctgcttctgTGCCTATACAGTTCCTGTAGACTCTCTCTTTGCTTGACATGTCAGGTCTTGTGGTGGAAAAGggataaagaggaagaaaagaaagaaactataAAATGATGTGAAGTTAAGATCCTTGGCATTAGTGTGGTGACTGAACTGTCTGGGCTGAGGAAAGGGGTGACAGCTTGAGGGACAGCCTGGGCTGGGCCAGGGATGTTGCCAGAAGCCTGAGAGAAAATTTTGGCAGGACAGGGTCTGGTTTGCCTCAGCTTCACCTTAAAAAAGGTTAGCACAACCCTTTCTCCAAAAGTACAAATAGCTAACTAGAGAGGAGTGAGCACAAAGGTGAGGAGGAGGTGtttcccagcaggagcagcagggaagcaaaGTGAGGATGTGGAGGCATGGTGATATTTCCTCATGTGGCTTACAACTGTCACAAATGACTACGAACAACAGGGACACAGACCAGAGCTTCCAACACTGCCCCCAGACTAATTTAACTACACacaggaaataaacatttttacctCTGCTTCCTGTTGTGGTACAGGATCTTCATGTCAAAGGCTCTGGCTCTCTGAGCCACTTTATACCCAATTCTGCCCATCCCGATGATCCCAAGAGTCGCCCTGGAAACTTCAACTCCCAGCCAGTCAACAGCAAAATACTTTGTGTGTGGAGAAATTGCTATCTGGGAGCCTGAATGTAAAAACACGCTGAGTGGGTACAAACCAATCATAAATTCAGGTTGggaatcagaggaaaaaaaatatctcactgTTACAGCAGGGTtcagaaatactgtttaaaaaatgtccTAACTAATTTAAAGATGAATTTTGACCAGTTTATGGACAGGCCTGGATGGTGCCATTCCCTGCAACAGCCAAGACCGGATCCAGTGACACAGAAGGGCTTCCAGAAGGTGGTATCCTCCTGGGAGGAACTGCCTCCTCAGGAAATTAACCTTTAGTGactggaatattttttctgaagatcaAAACTAGCTTCTGGGTCATTTACCACCCCACAAGCATTGACTTCACATTTTTTTAGCAGGGACAAATCTCATAATCTATCTGCTGGACCATAAACCAAAACAGCTGTACTGCTTGAGTGGGGT comes from Aythya fuligula isolate bAytFul2 chromosome 2, bAytFul2.pri, whole genome shotgun sequence and encodes:
- the LOC116486567 gene encoding LOW QUALITY PROTEIN: putative 2-hydroxyacid dehydrogenase SH0752 (The sequence of the model RefSeq protein was modified relative to this genomic sequence to represent the inferred CDS: deleted 1 base in 1 codon; substituted 1 base at 1 genomic stop codon), whose product is MCNSSDTMSFFFVQIMEGGVLSGLLVNEIGGIPGILAWPHGVSEKKTQFYLITVKKFLEDRKHLSKKVHTTXLWWHKPVIDQDFYQSLPNLKVIANFRVGMDHLDLKLVGSFDVKIANAPCAVSSSTADTWMALLMTSARRHNLASFPFTEVHCEAYFLGVRVTGATLGIIGTGSIGCKIAQRSKAFEMKILCHNRTQRKEQEQQDVGAIYCKKIVDLIQQANFAMVVVSLTPQTHKLIGKGEIDLMKPTVTLINIS
- the LOC116486566 gene encoding probable 2-ketogluconate reductase — encoded protein: MSEQELPGLLILDIGGTYGVQENIVALLKKHFCLITMKEFLENKKEMSKKIQSVFVSECRPTVDQELLESLPNLKVIGNSGVGVDHLNLKMISNFGVKVTNTPHAVADSTADIGMALMLASARRLVEGSQIAISPHTKYFAVDWLGVEVSRATLGIIGMGRIGYKVAQRARAFDMKILYHNRKQRRKEEEQAVGAHYCEKMEDLLQQSDFVMLVVNLTPETHKMIGKKELGLMKPTATLINIGRGALIDQDALVEALQNNVIRAAALDVTYPEPLPRDHPLLKLNNIIITPHIGTATVQAVQMMAEEAIANMLAVLNGQPIPSEVFPK